One region of Streptomyces capillispiralis genomic DNA includes:
- a CDS encoding ABC transporter ATP-binding protein — MAEIVLEGVTKRYPDGSVAVRDVDLDIADGEFVILVGPSGCGKSTTLNMIAGLEDITEGTLRIDGRVVNDLAPKERDVAMVFQSYALYPHMSVRENMGFPLRLAKVDKATIDSKVDEAARVLDLSEFLDRKPANLSGGQRQRVAMGRAIVRDPKAFLMDEPLSNLDAKLRVQMRTQISRLQRRLGTTTVYVTHDQTEAMTLGDRVVVMRQGLVQQIGTPAQLYAMPRNLFVAGFIGSPAMNFVNASLSEGLLRTPLGVLPLDDPMRRALEERDAPREVIVGLRPEAFEDASLARETGGPVVTATVDVLESLGSDAYVYFSAEGGPVTTAELEELATDSGARDTGAGTAQQIVARLDAATRAREGAPLDLRIDMGKAHVFDPSTGTNLTHPESGV; from the coding sequence ATGGCCGAGATCGTCCTAGAAGGCGTCACCAAGCGCTATCCCGACGGATCCGTCGCCGTGCGGGACGTGGACCTCGACATCGCCGACGGCGAGTTCGTGATCCTGGTCGGGCCGTCCGGATGCGGCAAGTCGACCACGCTCAACATGATCGCCGGTCTCGAGGACATCACCGAGGGCACCCTGCGCATCGACGGGCGCGTCGTCAACGACCTCGCGCCCAAGGAGCGCGACGTCGCCATGGTGTTCCAGAGCTACGCCCTCTACCCGCACATGAGCGTGCGGGAGAACATGGGCTTCCCGCTGCGGCTGGCCAAGGTGGACAAGGCCACCATCGACAGCAAGGTCGACGAGGCCGCCCGGGTCCTCGACCTGAGCGAGTTCCTGGACCGCAAGCCCGCCAACCTCTCCGGCGGACAGCGCCAGCGGGTGGCCATGGGCCGGGCCATCGTCCGCGACCCCAAGGCGTTCCTCATGGACGAGCCGCTGTCCAACCTCGACGCCAAGCTGCGCGTGCAGATGCGCACCCAGATCTCCCGGCTGCAGCGCCGCCTGGGCACCACCACCGTGTACGTCACCCACGACCAGACGGAGGCGATGACCCTCGGCGACCGGGTCGTCGTCATGCGGCAGGGCCTGGTCCAGCAGATCGGCACCCCCGCGCAGCTCTACGCGATGCCGCGCAACCTGTTCGTCGCGGGCTTCATCGGCTCCCCGGCGATGAACTTCGTCAACGCCTCCCTCTCCGAGGGCCTGCTGCGCACCCCGCTGGGTGTCCTGCCGCTCGACGACCCCATGCGCCGGGCACTGGAGGAGCGCGACGCGCCCCGCGAGGTGATCGTCGGGCTGCGTCCCGAGGCGTTCGAGGACGCGAGCCTGGCCCGTGAGACGGGCGGCCCCGTCGTCACCGCCACCGTGGACGTGCTGGAGTCGCTGGGCTCCGACGCGTACGTCTACTTCAGTGCCGAGGGCGGGCCGGTGACCACCGCCGAGCTGGAGGAACTGGCCACGGACTCCGGGGCGCGCGACACCGGCGCCGGGACGGCCCAGCAGATCGTGGCCCGGCTGGACGCCGCCACCCGTGCCCGCGAGGGCGCGCCCCTGGACCTGCGGATCGACATGGGCAAGGCCCATGTCTTCGACCCGTCGACCGGGACCAACCTCACCCACCCGGAGAGCGGGGTCTGA
- a CDS encoding carbohydrate ABC transporter permease, whose product MAAVGKTHATRWGVVNIVVVLYALFPVWWIVALSFKDPATLTDGNYVPRDWTWENYRGIFETSEFTRALINSIGIALIATVIAVILGTMAAYAVARLRFPGKRLLIGMSLLIAMFPPISLVSPLFNIERIIGIFDTWPGLIIPYMTFSLPLAIYTLSAFFREIPWDLEKAAKVDGATPAQAFRMVIVPLAAPGVFTTAILVFIFCWNDFLFAISLTSTESARTVPAAIAFFTGSSQFQQPTGSIAAAAVVITVPIIIFVLLFQRRIVAGLTSGAVKG is encoded by the coding sequence ATGGCCGCCGTGGGCAAGACACACGCGACCCGCTGGGGCGTCGTCAACATCGTGGTGGTGCTGTACGCGCTCTTCCCGGTGTGGTGGATCGTCGCCCTGTCGTTCAAGGACCCCGCCACCCTCACCGACGGCAACTACGTCCCCCGGGACTGGACCTGGGAGAACTACCGGGGCATCTTCGAGACCTCCGAGTTCACCCGGGCGCTGATCAACTCGATCGGCATCGCCCTGATCGCCACCGTGATCGCGGTGATCCTCGGCACCATGGCCGCCTACGCGGTCGCCCGGCTGCGGTTCCCCGGCAAGCGGCTCCTCATCGGCATGTCGCTGCTCATCGCCATGTTCCCGCCGATCTCGCTGGTCTCCCCGCTGTTCAACATCGAGCGGATCATCGGCATCTTCGACACCTGGCCGGGCCTGATCATCCCGTACATGACCTTCTCGCTGCCGCTGGCGATCTACACCCTGTCGGCGTTCTTCCGGGAGATCCCCTGGGACCTGGAGAAGGCCGCCAAGGTGGACGGTGCCACGCCCGCGCAGGCGTTCCGGATGGTCATCGTGCCGCTGGCGGCGCCGGGCGTGTTCACCACCGCCATCCTCGTGTTCATCTTCTGCTGGAACGACTTCCTGTTCGCGATCTCGCTCACCTCCACCGAGTCCGCGCGGACCGTGCCCGCCGCGATCGCGTTCTTCACCGGCAGCTCCCAGTTCCAGCAGCCCACGGGGTCGATCGCCGCGGCCGCCGTGGTGATCACCGTCCCGATCATCATCTTCGTCCTGCTCTTCCAGCGGCGGATCGTCGCCGGACTGACCTCCGGCGCGGTCAAGGGATGA
- a CDS encoding carbohydrate ABC transporter permease has translation MVEPAKRKAAPSAGAQQERRLGWLLCAPAVLVMTAVTAYPIGYAVYLSLQRYDLRFPARAEFVGLSNYGAVLSSPFWWDAFWVTLFITAVSVAVELVLGMGLALVMHRTLFLRGTVRTAVLIPYGIVTVVAAFSWQYAWTPELGYLAELLPSGEAPLTEQWPALWLIILAEVWKTTPFMALLLLAGLALVPEETLKAAMVDGATPWQRFTKVMLPLMKPAILVALLFRTLDAFRIFDNIYVLTAGAQGTGSLSILGYDNLFTALNLGIGSAISVLIFLCVGIIAFTFVKLFGAAAPGAEVKR, from the coding sequence ATGGTGGAGCCGGCGAAGCGCAAGGCGGCCCCCTCGGCCGGCGCCCAGCAGGAGCGGCGCCTGGGCTGGCTGCTGTGCGCACCGGCCGTCCTCGTCATGACCGCCGTGACCGCCTACCCCATCGGCTACGCGGTCTACCTCTCCCTCCAGCGCTACGACCTGCGCTTCCCCGCCCGGGCCGAGTTCGTGGGCCTGAGCAACTACGGGGCGGTGCTGTCCTCGCCGTTCTGGTGGGACGCCTTCTGGGTCACCCTGTTCATCACCGCCGTGTCCGTGGCCGTCGAACTCGTCCTCGGCATGGGCCTGGCCCTCGTCATGCACCGGACGCTCTTCCTGCGCGGCACGGTCCGCACCGCCGTCCTCATCCCGTACGGCATCGTCACCGTCGTCGCCGCGTTCTCCTGGCAGTACGCCTGGACCCCCGAACTCGGCTACCTCGCCGAGCTGTTGCCCAGCGGCGAGGCACCGCTCACCGAGCAGTGGCCGGCGCTGTGGCTGATCATCCTCGCCGAGGTGTGGAAGACCACCCCGTTCATGGCGCTGCTGCTGCTCGCCGGTCTCGCCCTGGTCCCCGAGGAGACATTGAAGGCCGCGATGGTCGACGGCGCCACCCCCTGGCAGCGGTTCACCAAGGTCATGCTGCCGCTGATGAAACCGGCGATCCTGGTCGCGCTGCTCTTCCGCACCCTGGACGCCTTCCGGATCTTCGACAACATCTACGTGCTGACGGCGGGCGCCCAGGGCACCGGCTCCCTGTCGATCCTCGGCTACGACAACCTGTTCACCGCGCTGAACCTGGGCATCGGGTCGGCGATCTCGGTCCTGATCTTCCTCTGCGTCGGGATCATCGCCTTCACCTTCGTCAAGCTGTTCGGCGCGGCCGCACCGGGCGCGGAGGTGAAGCGCTGA
- a CDS encoding ABC transporter substrate-binding protein: MVRRTRALVALTLLASTLAACGGDEDTGRPTLNWYNFPDDSGALQKAADRCSEASGGRYRISYNKLPRAADGQRQQMVRRLAAEDDSLDILGLDVTWAAEFAEARWIREWTGEAKRRATEGTLRVPLRTGTWKGRLYAVPYNTNTQLLWYRKDLVPTPPTTWSEMLEMSRDLARQGKPHYVEIQGAQYEGLTVWFNTLVNSAGGSILDPGATEPSLGAPAVRAASIMRDLARSPAADPSLPNQMEDQNRLAMESGVAAFELNYPFVYPSMKANNPELFEDFRWAPYPRVDAGRPARPTIGGIDLAVSAYSRHPDLAFEAALCLRNRENQLTAALEGGLPPTLRALYDEPAFMKEYPFSKEVLAALESASVRPVTPVYQNVSIAVSHTLSPPSGIEPENAVDTIREQIDQALRSEGVIP, from the coding sequence GTGGTGCGACGGACGCGGGCGCTGGTCGCGCTGACTCTGCTGGCGTCGACGCTCGCCGCCTGCGGCGGCGACGAGGACACCGGCCGTCCCACCCTCAACTGGTACAACTTCCCGGACGACTCCGGCGCGCTGCAGAAGGCCGCCGACCGGTGCAGCGAGGCATCCGGCGGCCGCTACCGGATCAGCTACAACAAGCTGCCCCGCGCCGCCGACGGCCAGCGCCAGCAGATGGTGCGCAGACTCGCCGCCGAGGACGACTCGCTGGACATCCTGGGCCTCGACGTCACCTGGGCCGCCGAGTTCGCCGAGGCCCGCTGGATCCGCGAGTGGACGGGCGAGGCGAAACGCCGGGCCACCGAGGGCACGCTCCGCGTCCCCCTCCGCACCGGCACCTGGAAGGGCCGGCTCTACGCCGTCCCGTACAACACCAACACCCAGCTCCTCTGGTACCGCAAGGACCTGGTGCCCACCCCGCCCACAACCTGGTCCGAGATGCTGGAGATGTCCCGCGACCTCGCCCGGCAGGGCAAACCCCACTACGTGGAGATCCAGGGAGCCCAGTACGAGGGGCTGACCGTCTGGTTCAACACCCTGGTCAACAGCGCGGGCGGCTCCATCCTCGATCCGGGCGCCACCGAGCCCTCCCTCGGCGCGCCCGCCGTACGGGCCGCCTCGATCATGCGGGACCTCGCCCGCTCCCCGGCCGCCGATCCCTCCCTGCCCAACCAGATGGAGGACCAGAACCGCCTGGCCATGGAGTCCGGCGTGGCGGCCTTCGAACTCAACTACCCGTTCGTCTATCCGTCGATGAAAGCGAACAACCCCGAGCTGTTCGAGGACTTCCGCTGGGCGCCCTACCCCCGCGTCGACGCCGGCCGTCCCGCACGCCCCACCATCGGCGGCATCGACCTCGCCGTCAGCGCCTACTCCCGCCACCCCGACCTGGCCTTCGAGGCCGCCCTGTGCCTGCGCAACCGGGAGAACCAGCTCACCGCCGCGCTCGAGGGCGGACTGCCGCCCACCCTGCGCGCCCTCTACGACGAGCCGGCGTTCATGAAGGAGTACCCCTTCTCCAAGGAGGTGCTGGCCGCGCTCGAGTCGGCGAGCGTCCGTCCGGTCACCCCCGTCTACCAGAACGTGTCGATCGCCGTCTCCCACACCCTGTCCCCGCCGTCCGGCATCGAACCGGAGAACGCGGTCGACACCATCCGGGAGCAGATCGACCAGGCCCTGCGATCCGAGGGTGTGATCCCGTGA
- a CDS encoding M48 family metalloprotease has protein sequence MPGAVVDHDDLALDQGRRVVKAVQRGIDGAALSHLLVTVPLGLISLAVVAVVSGLISPLLALVVSLAWLLSGPLVFHRGVESAIARHLFGMRVPTPEEAQRLDVVWEQVTRRAGVDRGTYELWIQERTELNATAAAGHIVAVTRHAMERLPNSRLGAVLAHELGHHVGGHTWAAMLADWYALPARAAGRAILALLFLLFRTKHWAGIACGGCLSLMIVQFLFAMTFFEGMWWLVLPVAVGPLVIAWLHRRAEFRADAYAVGLGFGEALEDVLMTEARAAAVPGAPPYGPAPTPGGVPPFPQPHPGQEKAAGGGGLAVRAAHTNTEARLRNVRFVMSQQLRRPDS, from the coding sequence GTGCCCGGAGCCGTCGTCGACCACGACGACCTGGCGCTGGATCAGGGCCGCAGGGTGGTCAAGGCCGTGCAGCGGGGCATCGACGGCGCCGCGCTGTCGCACCTGCTGGTGACCGTGCCCCTCGGGCTGATCAGTCTGGCCGTGGTCGCCGTCGTGTCCGGCCTGATCAGTCCCCTCCTCGCCCTGGTCGTCTCGCTGGCATGGCTGCTCTCCGGGCCTCTCGTCTTCCACCGGGGCGTCGAATCGGCCATCGCCCGGCATCTGTTCGGGATGCGCGTTCCCACCCCCGAGGAGGCTCAGCGGCTGGACGTGGTGTGGGAGCAGGTGACCCGGCGGGCCGGGGTGGACAGGGGGACGTACGAGCTCTGGATCCAGGAGCGGACCGAGCTGAACGCGACGGCCGCCGCAGGACACATCGTCGCCGTCACCCGGCACGCCATGGAGCGGCTGCCCAACTCCCGTCTCGGGGCGGTGCTCGCGCACGAACTCGGCCACCACGTGGGCGGTCACACCTGGGCGGCGATGCTGGCCGACTGGTACGCCCTGCCCGCGCGGGCCGCCGGACGGGCGATCCTCGCCCTGCTGTTCCTCCTGTTCCGCACGAAGCACTGGGCCGGCATCGCCTGCGGGGGCTGTCTGTCGCTGATGATCGTCCAGTTCCTCTTCGCGATGACCTTCTTCGAGGGGATGTGGTGGCTCGTGCTGCCGGTGGCCGTCGGCCCGCTGGTCATCGCCTGGCTGCACCGGCGCGCCGAGTTCCGTGCCGACGCGTACGCCGTGGGACTCGGGTTCGGTGAGGCACTGGAGGACGTCCTCATGACGGAGGCCCGCGCGGCGGCGGTGCCGGGCGCGCCCCCGTACGGTCCCGCACCCACGCCTGGGGGCGTGCCGCCGTTCCCGCAGCCGCACCCGGGGCAGGAGAAGGCGGCGGGCGGCGGGGGACTGGCGGTCAGGGCCGCGCACACGAACACCGAGGCACGGCTGCGGAACGTCAGGTTCGTCATGTCCCAGCAACTGCGGCGCCCCGACTCCTAG
- a CDS encoding Pycsar system effector family protein: MTAAAPAPGTGPDPAPDPARTDPQVRAQAQRTAERLLGELRQEAARADTKGSVLVAAQGMTTAALVGVLTARGWRSSDLSALGQTMWWTGVVCFLVSLVALLMAVVPRYRTVEWQPGSPLTHFADIRGAARRGREALEEALRETDRAPRAAVLASLTENSRIVSLKYGWLRTGMAGFTVALVLLPGALLVG, from the coding sequence ATGACCGCCGCCGCTCCCGCTCCCGGAACCGGTCCGGACCCGGCACCGGACCCCGCGCGGACCGACCCGCAGGTGCGGGCGCAGGCGCAGCGTACGGCGGAGCGGCTCCTGGGCGAACTGCGCCAGGAGGCCGCTCGCGCCGACACCAAGGGGTCGGTCCTGGTGGCCGCCCAGGGCATGACCACGGCCGCGCTGGTCGGCGTGCTCACCGCCCGCGGATGGCGTTCCTCCGACCTCTCGGCGCTCGGCCAGACGATGTGGTGGACCGGAGTCGTCTGCTTCCTCGTCTCGCTGGTCGCCCTGCTCATGGCCGTCGTACCCCGCTACCGGACGGTCGAGTGGCAGCCGGGCTCGCCCCTCACCCACTTCGCGGACATACGCGGCGCCGCCCGCCGGGGCCGGGAGGCCCTGGAGGAGGCGCTGCGGGAGACCGACCGGGCCCCGAGGGCCGCCGTCCTCGCCTCGCTCACGGAGAACAGCCGGATCGTCTCGCTCAAGTACGGCTGGCTGAGGACGGGCATGGCCGGGTTCACGGTGGCGCTGGTGCTGCTGCCCGGCGCGCTGCTCGTCGGCTAG
- a CDS encoding PE-PGRS family protein, which produces MMSQPPQWQQDANRHSVLVDPVVTIQELSRFKPLRATRIDHALVFTTAQGGLDTFLPPSRPSRTELATRRWTSVYEVDMGWHETTTVLALTSQNDAFLFDVALNCAWQVRDPAAFVASGERNVPAMVQRLVEQAVRPVLRGYAMEDSAEAELHARKALDACGHLGVAAGLDVRCALQIRRDEAALEQERQLREIAFARQTLEPRHALLMREDQLETERALAQGEQRHRIEFQQQELDHQRGLARGRQELELQEIEAKKIEYYAYWLERGGPAAMAFQLARHPEDARLVMENLRQDQLLTMQNQLTVALQALGGGPGGLEEHQMDEPRRLAANVIKEVLSTKLSQGAAQPLPAAPVPPDPAQGRAPGTHPEPPVTYEDGTPPEPGAGPGDTPTPEPEDGPVFGYPPPQPPR; this is translated from the coding sequence ATGATGAGCCAGCCGCCCCAGTGGCAGCAGGACGCCAACCGCCACTCCGTACTCGTCGACCCGGTGGTCACGATCCAGGAGCTGTCCCGCTTCAAGCCGCTGCGTGCCACACGCATCGACCACGCCCTCGTGTTCACCACGGCGCAGGGCGGCCTCGACACCTTCCTCCCGCCGAGCCGGCCGAGCCGCACCGAACTGGCCACCCGGCGCTGGACCAGCGTCTACGAGGTGGACATGGGGTGGCACGAGACCACCACCGTCCTGGCCCTGACCAGCCAGAACGACGCCTTCCTCTTCGACGTGGCGCTGAACTGCGCCTGGCAGGTCCGCGACCCGGCCGCCTTCGTCGCGAGCGGCGAGCGCAACGTGCCCGCCATGGTGCAGCGCCTCGTCGAGCAGGCCGTACGCCCGGTGCTGCGCGGCTACGCGATGGAGGACAGCGCGGAGGCCGAACTCCACGCCCGCAAGGCCCTGGATGCCTGCGGCCACCTGGGCGTGGCGGCCGGTCTCGACGTCCGGTGCGCCCTGCAGATCCGGCGGGACGAGGCGGCCCTCGAACAGGAGCGTCAGCTGCGCGAGATCGCCTTCGCGCGCCAGACCCTCGAACCCCGGCACGCCCTGCTCATGCGGGAGGACCAGCTCGAGACGGAGCGTGCCCTGGCGCAGGGGGAGCAGCGGCACCGCATCGAGTTCCAGCAGCAGGAGCTCGACCACCAGCGCGGTCTCGCCCGCGGCCGTCAGGAGCTGGAGCTCCAGGAGATCGAGGCCAAGAAGATCGAGTACTACGCCTACTGGCTGGAGCGCGGGGGCCCGGCCGCCATGGCCTTCCAGCTCGCCCGGCACCCGGAGGACGCCCGCCTGGTGATGGAGAACCTGCGCCAGGACCAGCTGCTGACCATGCAGAACCAGCTCACGGTCGCGCTCCAGGCGCTCGGCGGCGGCCCCGGGGGCCTCGAGGAACACCAGATGGACGAGCCCCGCCGGCTCGCGGCCAACGTCATCAAGGAGGTCCTCAGCACGAAGCTGTCCCAGGGCGCGGCCCAGCCGCTGCCCGCGGCACCCGTCCCCCCGGATCCGGCGCAGGGCCGGGCGCCCGGCACCCATCCGGAGCCGCCGGTGACGTACGAGGACGGCACACCGCCGGAGCCCGGGGCCGGCCCCGGGGACACGCCGACGCCCGAGCCGGAGGACGGACCGGTCTTCGGCTACCCGCCGCCGCAGCCGCCGCGATGA